A single Inediibacterium massiliense DNA region contains:
- a CDS encoding retropepsin-like aspartic protease, producing MKIRMEHGLPLVEMKIKYMNKEKILKNVLLDTGCSNTIFDTDAVEDIDLVIDPIKGKARRMYGVGGESELCYEQIVSDLEIENFLLRDFTIQLGITKENYGFDAILGVDFMYQNGIIIDFEKLVVSK from the coding sequence ATGAAAATCCGTATGGAGCATGGATTACCTTTAGTAGAGATGAAAATCAAGTATATGAACAAAGAAAAAATACTTAAAAATGTTTTATTAGATACAGGATGTTCTAATACTATATTTGATACAGATGCAGTAGAAGACATAGACTTAGTTATTGATCCTATTAAAGGAAAAGCAAGACGTATGTATGGTGTTGGAGGAGAAAGTGAACTATGTTATGAGCAAATAGTTTCAGACCTAGAGATTGAAAATTTTTTATTAAGAGATTTTACTATACAACTAGGCATAACTAAGGAGAATTATGGATTTGATGCTATTTTGGGAGTAGATTTTATGTATCAAAATGGTATTATCATAGATTTTGAAAAATTGGTAGTTAGTAAATAA
- a CDS encoding IS3 family transposase (programmed frameshift) has translation MANKKYDPELQKKVLRLYLEEGRTVKSLTEEYNLGNGTLRYWLNKHREECKTNTDLKEETDSYIEIQKLRKQLEELEKENRFLKKAAGILRERNRLKIYEFIKKYCNEFGLRWLLSKFKLSPNAYYNYLKKRTQKYFKHKAQLKELIETIYHSKNGTVGYRMIADLLKLSNVSCSYPTIYKYMKELNLKAIIMKKKQKYIKGSIHKTFKNLLNQDFTASKRNEKWCTDFTYLTLSNGQKRYNCSIIDLYDRSVVATLNSKWIDSNLAIDTLKIALKNNLIKNNLILHSDQGAQFASKEFVKFCESKGVTQSMSKAGCPYDNAVMERFYNTFKNELIKQYRFDTDQLLNEAVNDYVYEWYNFSRPHSHNQGRTPFEARYGNQN, from the exons ATGGCGAATAAAAAATATGACCCAGAATTACAAAAGAAAGTATTACGTCTTTATCTTGAAGAAGGTCGGACTGTAAAAAGCTTAACTGAAGAATATAATTTAGGGAATGGTACATTGAGATATTGGTTAAACAAGCACCGTGAAGAATGCAAGACAAATACTGATTTAAAAGAAGAAACAGATTCTTATATTGAAATTCAAAAGCTGCGTAAACAGCTGGAAGAACTTGAAAAGGAGAATCGTTTTCTAAAAAAGGCGGCTG GCATTCTTCGCGAAAGAAATCGATTAAAAATTTATGAATTCATAAAAAAATACTGCAATGAATTCGGTTTACGATGGCTATTATCCAAATTTAAATTATCCCCTAATGCCTATTACAATTATCTTAAAAAGAGAACACAAAAATATTTTAAACACAAAGCTCAATTAAAAGAATTAATTGAGACAATTTATCATAGTAAAAATGGTACTGTAGGTTATCGCATGATAGCAGATTTACTTAAATTAAGTAATGTATCATGCAGTTATCCCACGATTTATAAGTATATGAAAGAGCTAAATTTAAAAGCTATAATTATGAAAAAGAAACAAAAATATATAAAAGGAAGTATTCATAAAACTTTTAAAAATCTCTTAAATCAAGATTTTACTGCTTCCAAGCGAAATGAAAAGTGGTGTACTGATTTTACCTATCTTACATTAAGCAATGGTCAGAAGCGTTATAATTGTAGCATCATAGATCTGTATGACAGAAGTGTAGTTGCAACGTTGAACAGTAAATGGATTGATTCAAATTTAGCTATAGATACGTTGAAAATAGCATTAAAAAATAACCTAATCAAAAATAATTTAATTTTGCATAGTGATCAAGGAGCGCAGTTTGCTTCAAAAGAATTCGTAAAATTCTGTGAATCTAAGGGTGTCACACAAAGCATGAGCAAAGCTGGTTGTCCTTATGATAATGCAGTTATGGAACGATTTTATAATACATTTAAAAATGAACTTATTAAACAATATCGTTTTGATACTGATCAGCTTCTCAATGAAGCTGTTAATGACTATGTTTATGAATGGTATAATTTTTCAAGACCACATTCGCATAATCAAGGAAGGACACCCTTCGAAGCTAGGTATGGAAATCAAAACTAG